A window of Terriglobia bacterium genomic DNA:
AAAGCCGACCTGAAGGGCCATGATGCGTGCTTCTTCTGCCTGGGGGTGTCCTCGGCCGGGATGCGCGAGGCTGCGTACTACCGTTTGACTTACGAGCTGACCCTCTCGGCTGCGGGGGCTCTGGCGGAGCTCAATCCTGAGCTTACCTTCTGCTACGTCTCGGGCGAAGGGACCGACAGCACCGAGCGCGGACGCTTCATGTGGGCACGGGTGAAAGGCAAGACGGAGAATCACCTCCTGCGAATGCCCTTCAAGGCCTACATGTTTCGTCCGGGCTATATTCAGCCGCTCAAAGGGGTCCGCTCGAAGACGAAGCTGTACCAGGCGTTCTACAATGTGCTCGGGCCGATCTACCCCTTGCTGAAACGGCTGTTGCCGAATCATGTGACCACGACGGAAAACGTCGGTCGGGCCATGGTCCAGGTCGCGGCGAGTGGATGCTCAAAGCATGTGCTTGAGAATTCTGACATCAATGTTTTGGCTACTAAAGTGTAACCGGCGTGGACACCCGATTTCGCAATAAAAGTTGGTAAATGTCCCATCCGGCAAGAAGCGGACGGGCGGGTGACGCGCCGGAGGTTTTGCCGACTCTTCCAGGGGGGGTTGTCTAATCTACAGCGGGTACTAAGGATGAGGGCTTGAAACGGCCCAGCAGGCAATATGTCCGACGCGCCTGTCGGTCAATTAACAACAACACGGCAATATGTGTCAAGGAAGACGTGAAATGAGATTTCTCAGAATTAATTCAGTTGCAGGGGCCACGCTCGTCGTTTTATTCCTGACTGTGGTTGCCGCAATCGGAGCTCGATGCCAGAGTCCTCAATCTACACCGGTTCTTACTCCGAAGATTGTTGAGGATAAAGATGCACCGGAGGGATGGAGCCGCTATGAGTTCACCTATGACGGCGGGGAGGTGCTCAGCGTGATCATGCCGAAAACACCGCCCTTGGAGTTTCTGCCGAGGGAGTCCCCTATTCAATATTCCGTGGAGTTTTCAGGCTTGCTACTCGGAGTAGATGAGCGCCATGTCACGGCCCGTCTGGAAGGCCTTCAATTCATTGTTTATTATTTCAGCGGGCTTTCCGTTCCGACAGAACAATTCACCGAAGACCAAAAGGAGCACTTCGGTGCGCTGACCCTCCAGCGTGTTGGTTTACTGGAGAAGGGTTTCAGTCCGGTTCAACTAAGAAGCACGTTTAATGGCGGCAAGATGCGGTCCATTCGAGTCAATGACAACGAGGGATTTGAGCAAGATTTTCTTTTTGGGGTTTCCTCATCGCCGTACCATTGTCATGCTCGTGCTGTCTTCGCGGGACGATATTCCTACGTCGTTGCGGTCGTAGGGAAAGAGGACCTTAAGGAAGAGCAATACACGCCATTCTTTAATTCGTTCCGACTCGTAAAGAACTGACATTTAACGAGAACGGTGGTGCCGGGCCTAAAGAATCAATTGGTTGAGAAAAAAGGGACAGTCCCTAGGGACTGTCCCTTTTCTTAGGTAGTGGCGACTTCAGTCGCTATCGGTCGAAGGCACATCTGCGGCACCCGCCGCCCGCAATCAGCTCTTCCCCGCTGCTTTACTCATCTGGCCGAACACCTCTTTGGCGCGTCTCTCCATTTCTTCAGGAGCCACATCTTCGACATGCTGGCCGAGCGCCCAATGGTGGCCGAATGGATCCACCACCTGGCCGTAGCGATCGCCCCAGAACTGGTTGCCGAGCGGCATGGTCACGGTCGCGCCGGCCCCCACGGCATTGTTGAAAAGTTGATCTACGTTCTCAGAGTAGAGGTTCAGCACCACGCTGCTACCACCGACCGTCTTCGGCGACGCGCAGCCCATACCCGGGAACTCATCGTTAAGAAAAACCTTCGAATCGCCGATCTTGATCTCCGCGTGCATCACCTTGCCGTCCGGGGTGTTGTGAACGTTCAGAACCTGGGCCCCGAATGCGTTCTTGTAAAACTCCAATGCCTTAGTCGCGCCATTCACCACCAGATGCGGGGTAATCGTATGCAATCCCTCCGGGATTGCCTTCACATTTCCTGCCATAGTGTTAACTCTCCTTTCCTTTTGTTGAGTACTCGGTTTAGACCAACTCTCTTGCAACCTATTTAAACAACAAATCAGCCAGTTCGCTCACCGGTCGGGACGCTGCCGGCCAGTGCCAGACTCCCCCAACCATCCCATATTGCGACTTGGAGGATGATCCCGGAGAATGGGTCGCGCTCACGGCAGGTCACGGTCATAACGAGGAGGAGTTCTGCCGCCGTCCCAAACCGGATTCGGAGCAACAGCGGATTCACTTCGTCCAGAAACAACCAGCTCACGCGCTAAGACTCATTCGATTGTCCGTCACCCCGGCAAAGATTCTCGGATGCAGCATTCCCGCTCCGGATGCAGGTAACACTACCATTCCCTTCGCCATTCAGGGACCTCGGTACGGCGGGGCATCCAGCTCCACCTCATCGATCGAAGACCTATAATTTGGACGCAAATTCTATCGCGTTTCGTGGCGCTACGCAAACTGGATTTTGTAAGCAATTCATTTGAATTGACCCTGACCAAGCCCTAAACTCATTGATGGCCAGACGCCCCTCCATGTCGGCCCACATCTCATTGACGATCGGCTGGCATCTGAGGCTTTCGATCAAGAGATCCCATTCCCCAAACTGAACGGTAAAGAAAAGCTGCGGAGGCGGAGATCATTTGGTTTGGGAGCATTCGACGCATTTCCTCATTGGGTTGCGACCCGGCAGCATAGATCAGCAGGATGACAACGGGTCGCGGTAGGGGTGCCCGGGGACGGGCATCCCTACCGCGACCCCTATTCATTCACTGCAAAAACGGATGACGCTGCCAAATACACATTGCGAAGATGTGACCGGATCATCAGGCAGCCGCACACATGCCACAAGCGCATGTGTGCGCCACCCGGCCGTCCGGATTCCTGGCTGTGAATAACAAGTAAACGAAACATTCCCTCAGACCAGATGATGGCCCTCATAATATGAAGGTCTTCTGTTCCTTGAATATGTCAACTGTGGGTGTGATAATTTAAGAGTTCCTTTCTGGAGGACAAAATGAGATTCCATAAATCCATTCTACCCATTTTTCTACTTGTGGGTTTAGGCGTGAATGTCTCCGCCCAACAAACGTGTTCTCAGGTGCAGGAGAAGTTTGACGGGATATCTACGTCGGAGCAGAGTCCCTCGCCGTCCGGTTGGGTTGAGGTCACAAGAAGTTTTGGACCTCCCACGCAGATGGAGCAAAACAAAGACACCTCGGGTGTCTTTGCGCTCATTTACAATTTTGATGGATGCACTATAGCGTTTTGGCTAGACGGTCATGGCAAGGTAAATTCCAAGTCCTTTATACTCTCGCCCTCAGTTCTCGGGGGAGGTCGCATTCGGCCGTCAGTCCAATCTTCGACAAACTCAGCAGAAATTAGTGATAAAATCGCCTCACTCCAAGTGCAGATGAATCGTTTACAGAGTGAATTGAACGATCTTCGAAGGCTGATACTGAACACGAATAATGGAAGCGCTAATCAATCCTCGTTCCCTTCCCCGACCTCAGGATCTCACAAGAACTAAGGATGAAACATGAGCGGGTCGCATTTTGGAAAACCAAGTTGCCCTGGAACGTTGACTTGGTGGGGGTTCGGCTTCCGGGCGCTGCTCGTGGCACTGGCCTTGTTCCTTTCAGAGTCCTGTCATGGATCCCCAACCATCCAAATTCAGGCGATCCCCGAGGGGTCCATTCAATCACTCCGGCTCGAATTGCCCCCCTCGTTGGAGCCCGAGCGAGGCAAGTACGAGACCGATGTGTTAAA
This region includes:
- a CDS encoding epimerase, whose amino-acid sequence is MNVIVFGATGMVGSGVLIECLEDPRVRSVLVVGRRPCGVAHPRLRELMRSDFFDYSDAKADLKGHDACFFCLGVSSAGMREAAYYRLTYELTLSAAGALAELNPELTFCYVSGEGTDSTERGRFMWARVKGKTENHLLRMPFKAYMFRPGYIQPLKGVRSKTKLYQAFYNVLGPIYPLLKRLLPNHVTTTENVGRAMVQVAASGCSKHVLENSDINVLATKV
- a CDS encoding VOC family protein: MAGNVKAIPEGLHTITPHLVVNGATKALEFYKNAFGAQVLNVHNTPDGKVMHAEIKIGDSKVFLNDEFPGMGCASPKTVGGSSVVLNLYSENVDQLFNNAVGAGATVTMPLGNQFWGDRYGQVVDPFGHHWALGQHVEDVAPEEMERRAKEVFGQMSKAAGKS